Proteins encoded in a region of the Alistipes sp. ZOR0009 genome:
- a CDS encoding MFS transporter, with protein MEAKNWHKLPVLFCLYIAQSIPMSFFSTVVPVIMRQENYSLQSIGLLQLVKLPWILKFLWAPIVDNHTRSLRDLRRWIVASELFYAIIILSIGFFNLQADFKLVILLMVVAFIASATQDIAVDIYAILMLKPSERSIGNSIQSAGTFVGSIFGTGVLLIAYHYFGWNYLLVLLAAFVLIALVPLLSYRQPLPSSTAIVKRISFTDIFRFFAIKGMYKWVLVLIFYYSGIIGILSMVKPYLVDLGYNIKQIGFLSGILGTSVAAISAFVAGFIVKKIGRKTSLYAFLAASFGAGAFFWLISHGTPSMSLLYAAVMLLWCSYGLSTVIIYTIAMDKVRPGCEGTDFTLQIVITHLSGLIFAVISGRLADSFGYHNFFGIEALFSLIAMIILSITLRQSNNANQ; from the coding sequence ATGGAAGCAAAAAATTGGCATAAGCTGCCCGTACTATTCTGCCTCTACATAGCACAGTCGATTCCCATGAGCTTTTTCTCGACTGTTGTTCCTGTTATTATGAGGCAGGAAAACTATTCGCTACAATCGATAGGCTTACTGCAGCTGGTAAAGTTACCTTGGATACTCAAATTTCTTTGGGCTCCAATAGTAGACAACCATACCCGATCGCTACGCGATTTACGCCGCTGGATTGTAGCCTCCGAATTATTCTACGCTATAATTATATTAAGTATTGGGTTCTTCAACCTACAAGCGGACTTTAAGCTAGTAATTCTGCTAATGGTTGTAGCTTTCATCGCGTCTGCAACACAGGATATAGCTGTGGACATCTATGCCATACTCATGCTAAAGCCCAGCGAAAGAAGTATTGGTAATAGCATTCAATCGGCAGGAACATTTGTTGGCAGTATTTTCGGAACTGGAGTTTTGCTAATTGCCTACCATTATTTTGGTTGGAACTACCTGCTTGTACTACTCGCAGCCTTTGTTCTTATAGCGCTAGTTCCGCTGCTAAGCTACCGCCAGCCGCTACCCAGCAGCACCGCAATTGTTAAGCGCATTTCATTTACAGACATCTTCCGATTTTTTGCAATTAAAGGGATGTACAAATGGGTGCTGGTGCTAATTTTTTACTACTCCGGAATTATCGGCATCCTTTCGATGGTAAAACCATACCTCGTAGATCTCGGGTACAATATAAAGCAAATCGGCTTCCTATCTGGAATTTTGGGAACATCTGTTGCAGCAATTAGCGCATTTGTGGCTGGATTTATTGTAAAAAAAATTGGAAGGAAGACCTCTTTATATGCATTTTTAGCGGCCAGTTTTGGTGCAGGAGCCTTTTTTTGGCTAATATCTCACGGTACGCCTAGCATGAGCTTACTTTATGCAGCGGTAATGCTGCTATGGTGTAGCTACGGGCTCTCTACTGTAATAATCTACACCATTGCCATGGATAAAGTGCGTCCAGGATGCGAAGGCACCGACTTTACGCTACAAATTGTAATTACCCATTTAAGCGGATTAATATTTGCCGTTATCAGCGGAAGATTGGCAG